The DNA region TgtaaagagacaaagagacagagttggcctagttgagcagatggcaattgatacaggtgcaaatcagtttattcGCCCTTTGTGggagcctagttgagcagctggcagttgatacaggtgcaaatcagtttAATTGTCCCTTCATGTCAAATTgataatgcaaagtctatgggaaaaataagcttgtttttttgtcaaaatctcaaaaagtataaagtttacaaaaatgaaaaatacattgctcaagtgtccttttcaagacattCAAGACATTACAAAGTTTCTATGAAGAACTAAGAAACATATTTAGagggaaaaagaagaaaaagactttggataacagaacagtgcatttttatGCACTGTAATTACTCAGTGAGGATCACTCCATCCCACACCAGATATGCTAGTAAGAGAGTGGGTATACTGCCCTCTAGTGTAAAGGACATAAAAGGCACTCAACTCAGTACAGCTGCAATGAATTCTGTTTGTGACCTGCCATACTTACTTTTTCCACCAAGGGTATCAACTGCTGATACTCTGCCAGTGTCTTCAGTAGTTCCATAATGAAAGGCAAATAGTTGTGCTTCCTTCGGATGTTTTCAATCTGAAGAAAAGTATGACGGcttagaataacatttaaaacaatACTACTTATAAAGAGATCATacatcctcttccctcctcaAATGCAAAGTTATAATGACATTTGATGGCCTAACTATCAATTAATAGAGTTGGGTATCATTGGATTTCAGTTCCAATTCAGATTCTGCTTATCGATTCCGGTTCCTATAGAGCTCAGTCACAAACCCCTTACGATCTGGAAGTAAGAAtccagtcttgtacctttgccttcttttagtttttctgtttgttttttgcttgACATGAACCGTTTTATGATTACAGGTCACTAGCTGGTCAGCCAAAGGCCTGGTATAAAACTCTTCATATACACATTTTATCCAGACgtcaatgggagaaatgaatggaAAATGTACTTCCGGGCGGTAAGCCCTCACGGAAAGGGGGCTGAACTTTTGAGCTCTATCGTCATTTTTgatgtataaaaatatatatgtttattCTTTGTTCCAGGGGTAGCCTATGCTGTAAGTCTTAACAGAATAttcaaaaacataatatttaacAGCTTTTACATGTCTGTGGATCAATGCTTGTAAATAAATAGTAAGGCcttaaagagaaactatgcagttttggccATTTCTTTGCCGTTTTCTCGCTTTTTGCTCGcaggtttctctgcagagctccccctacagcttcagagtacATCTTTTATGACGCTTCTCAATCTGTCAGCCTgcgtttcctctttccctgttcctccgacaacagtttactcgctttctgcttctttctgctggctctgccatgacaaatgtatgagaaactccatcgctaccttgttctagccggtgcctggtgtgtatgtgtaatgcagtaaagcaatttgtcaTGTCGCTAATCCGCAAGACTTCCTGCTTCTGAGGCCGTTGGCCCGccggcccaaagttgcaagggtgtttttttccgctcacaggcgctagggggaagcatTTCAATGACTCCGTAGCTAttcagttaaggtaaattaagctaaaaaaaactgcatagttcccctttaatatTACAAACAGATCAATCTAGAGCAGCTAATTGAAATGACTGCTCAACCTTGCTGTTCTGGAAAGTCTCAAAATAGGTGAACTTGTGCATCTTTACTTGACATTGTTTGCAATAATCAGTGGGCTATTAAGTTTATGAATGGATAGGCATAATTAAATACCATTAAAAATCTGAATTTAATAGATTTTTAAAACTTCAATTTCAGTGCTTCTCAGGCCGCCATTCCAGATCTTTCTGATCAATTCCACTCGATTCAAATACTTGAGTTCCCAACCCAATCAATTCATAAATGATCCTCGATCCCATTCTTTTGTAACATCACTCTGAATCAGGACCTACTTTGTATCTCTTCAGTTTCTGGTTCTCCTCTTCAATCAGGAGCTGGTACTTAGCGATCTCTGACTGGATGGAGCTGAACAGGTTGCTGCTCTGGTCAGTGTCCATGGGTTCTTCCTGCATGACAGAGACTCGATCTAAAACATCTCTGGGTGTTTCACCACCCCTCTTATGCATCCCCAACATTGCTTTCATATGGACATTCCTTTCATAAACACAGATCAGATCAGTAATGATTTTTAAACAACTGACAGTTATAATTACAGCACTCTCTCTCGCCGTTATAGTGCATGACTAGTACGCCGTGTCAATAATTAAAATTTCACACGATAAaaacaacatttttaaaaaactgcACAAGAAGCTTGTGATTTACTGAATTACTATTTAAGGTGGATGTGGATGAGAAATGCAAGGATGCACAGGACTGGGTTGTGGCAGTTGTGTTGTCGGCGGTGGAGGTCTCACCTCTGTGAGTTGGGCCTGGAGTTCTGTGATCTTGCGTTCGTAGATCATCTTACGATCTGAAACTATGGCCATAAGGTTGAACCGGATTTCTCCTTCACTGTACCTTAAAGacaaagggatggagagaacagCCCATCAGGTtatagcagagactttctaatgaggagacacagcactcaaaaaatactccatagaaatgcatggggctagtttgtcacgccaatatggccgttgtctacacatatcccaccccttcctcggcaaaacgtcgacatgtgaatacattgagccaatcatttggtgtgttgtgaagacatcgtgccaatcatgtgttgtgatctcgcccgctggagcaagattggtgtcgctGGCCTTGCCTTCGCCGCCAGCGCGTTCGACCTGAAAGActgtgcccataaaacgttggtatatggccgccgagtggagggacttgcctaaaaggactttggttataGGGAGTTGAGTGAGACACACTTAAGGATTTTGGTGCCATCATGGTTCGCTAGGGTAACACTTACAGTATGTAGATAAAGTAGAATTATTActttttattccactgcttggttgaatttcccattgtcctacgtaatttagaacgaccattaaccgtatgttatctgcacacctatgaagtagatccatttttttggccgtatcacacttgtatattaattagcCCGAacttcgttgtgaagtttaaatgaactgtcacgttgcatccgagctgtaaaatgcagacattcagaacattgcaacattgtagcatatgacggaggtggcttttagctagatggatgacagcaggctaagtaaaagcgatgtttcaaagctaaagttcatcagaatcttgggatacgcccgcttgacaacgggagagatagaattaacgactggcctttggccgtagcaacaatccatttagaactagtaacggcagtttgtcctgtgagttgagaaattagttctacaaacaagacagttttagcgattaaaacatttaaattgtaacaggaaatgaacacaacgcaagtggcaacagtggaataagcgggataatggactccacggtggtctgttcacagaagttaatgcactacaAGGTTTACTacctccgcttcgcgtcggggccgttttacaacctcgaccgtgcattaacttctgtgaacagaccaccgtgtcgtccattatcccttacttacatGACCGCATAACATACTTACTTCTGTATTCTTTTCTCAATGACAGGTCGCACTGCATTAATCCAGTCATCTTGATTACATACACCTTAAGGGGAAAAAGTAACAAAGTGAACGGGGGCAACTTGTGGGTATGGACTCAATTAAGCCTAATCTGGTTATCAGCCACAGACATTCAGGAGTCTACACATAACTTTATGTTAACCTCAAAATCAGACCAAACTAATTAACAGAACTTTGTAATGGCCTAGTGCTGAAAACTTTTTTCAATGCAGACTTTCATTGAAATTCTCTTTTAGCCAAGAACTAAGCTTTATCCCATGTTCAGGACACGGTCCCAAGTATGACTAGAGATTACCAAAAAAACGTTCTAATTTCAGTTCGTCAACATACCAAGGTCTATTGGTCCCTCACGGAGGCCATCCAGCTCATAGAGTCTGCCGTTGACAGGGACATAGCTCACAAAATGGAAGGCATCTTCATCTTTTGCTGATGACTTTGCATCAAACTCAAACATCTGTTGTCTGCAAGTGAGAAAACAGTTGAATGCATATCCCTTGTTATGTAATGATATCACATCTGTGAATGTATTGTTTCCACAACGAATGGTCTGTACCTGGCAAAACCATTGTGGACTTGACGAATTACTTCAGAATTGCTCAGAGCCAAGCCCTTCATctgaaacaaacataaacaagaaCAATTATCCACCCCCCAAAAGCCACAATTTTGTTTCATGCAAACAGATCTAATAACAATTTCAAGCAAAAACCTTCAAATACAGTTTGCAGTTTCTTATGGGCACAAAATAATGTTTGAATCACATGAAAATCTTTCAGAGCAAAAACTTACAGCAGCATCAAAGCTCAATGAGAACTCTTTGAACTCTGCCAATGTGTCTCCAAGCAGTACATCTTGATGTGTGCAATTTAATAGCACACTGACAATTGCCTGGGTTGCACAGGCATTGTTTATGACCTGCAAATGCAGTCCAACAGAACAAAATCAGCACCCCACAAAccaataaaatgaaaatgtttgaaCTATTTAACTAATGGCAATAATCTAAAGTATGTAAAGTATTAGTTTATTACATAAGTACATGTAACTTAATTCTCCTAATCAGTTAGAAATTAACTTACAAAGTTTActatttaaaggagaaatcctaAATGTGCTATTGAGTTAGTGTTGGCAGGCCTAAAAGACCagataggcctacctgtttGGCAAAGAATATGTGGTCAAGTCTTGAGTCCTGAACAATTGAGCCAGCTGGCTCCTCACCAGGCTGCCACTTGAAAAGGAAAATCAGTCCATGAACAGGTCTGCAAGTGAGGACAACACAGGGTCACTAAAATGAAAATAAGCACTGTTCCGGCAGCAACATGGCGTATTGATGGAGAGCATCTCACAGCATAAAAAGCAAACATGAATGCTGAATTTACTCACTTCAGATTCTCAAAATTTTCTGGTTCCATACTCCATATCTCCTCCACTTGCGCACCTTTACACCCTATAGATAATGGGTAGGAATGGTTAACTATGCCATCTTCATGTATCTAACAAGATCTCTTAGCAGGGATGGAAATTCGTTTTAATTGAAGTTCAACGTtgaataatgtaataatagtAGACTGTTGAacacaacagacaaacaaaagaaGTCTGAATTATAACATGAATAACAACAGTGAGTTTAACAATACTACCTCATTAGTAGCAATAGCACCTAGTCCTAGCGATTCATTTGTGTTAAGAGAATAATTTGTATATGTCCAGTGAAATTGATACACGCTTTTGAGACACACCGTTTGCTGCCCTGGCCAGCAGCTAAGTGGCAACAGTTACCTGAGTAAAGGGGTTTACCTGAGTCACCCTTTGACTAACATTAGCTAGTTAGTCTGCTATACAGAGCTAACGTTACATCTGACCGATGTTAGCTACATTACACCAggctacattaacgttacattaTCATTATGCGGTTCTCTGGAAAAAATATTGAGGCCAACAATAACATTACAAACATGGGCGGGCAAATAACACCGCAGATATTCAATCATCCTCAAAGAACACATGTAGTATACACGCAATGCATGTCAGtaaatcagtcaatcaatcaatctagcATCATGTAAAGAGTGAGCTAGCCTGCTAATCAAACTGTTAGCCATGCTAGCCGTTAGCTCAGGATGTCCACATTGACTCACCAAACCCTTTTATCAGTTCTGTGAAAACCCCTGGGTCACTTTCCATCAAACACCATTCTCCAGCGCTTCCGGCCATTTTAGGGATGTATTTAATTTTTCAATACAACCGTTATTCATGCGAGATAAGACTATTGTACAGGCGGGCTCAGCTAAGCTTTACCAAACAGTCACGGATAACTACACAGTAAACACGCCGCATAATTCCCGACAGGCTTTTCGGGTTGCTGAGAAATCTTTGACCAATCTCAGAAAGTCTCAATGAATACGTCACACCTAACCGCGTTccacaaaaaatatattatttatttatatatatatatatatatatatatatatatatatatatatatatatatatataaaaaagctACGACAAAATTGGAATGTCCGTGCATAATCGCTTTGCATTGTTAGATTAAtccatgtttatgtgttttcatGCAAGCTGTAAGTTTAATGCATACTGTAAATCGAATATGAATCTTCTCCATCCAATTAAACAGATAGTCATGTTACATGTCTTACCACCATATTTATTGTACATCATGTAAAATAACAATAGCAATCGAAATACTATTACAAAGTCAGTTGTTTGCCACTAACATGACCTCTGTCCACATAACCAGAAAACAAGTACAACTTAGATGAAAAGGTGATGCACAAGCCATGTTGTTGGACAAGCATTTATTAAAATATAGCTTTACATCCCTGATTTATGAGGTAGGCTAATGTCATGCATTACAGTTAAAATGAACACAAATATACACTACATCAAAAAGAAAGAGTATCCACATCTAATAAATAATTGCTCTGGCTGGGGCAACATGTCAAGTGAATGAAGAAGTTAGTGAATGATTTTATTATGATTGGAGAGAGGCTACCCGCTGctggagccagagccagagccctcTGAGGAACAGCACGGGGTGCACTGTTCTATTAATGGCCGCAGCTTTCCCTGCTGGTGCAGCTCCTTAGTGTCTGAGCCTCCGCCGATGCACTGGCCATTGATAAAGACTCGGGGAACCTGATATGCCAGAAAATAAAACAGGATTTTGTCATTTAAAATGCTGACTATATTCTCATCACAAAGAGAGAGGTTGACCTTTCATTTGAATTGGAATATAAGAGACTTGGAACATGTTGATGTGATTGAGAGAACAGCTGACAGCAATATAAATAtaagaagaaataataaatacatgaaATACAGGTTGTATATTATGGCTCTGTTGGCACAAAACTGCCATATTTGGTCAGTGTCTTCAAATTCCTCCTACCAGATATTGCCCCATATTTAAGTAATAGAAGTAAAATGCAATAACCATTTACAGGTGAATTGGCAATGAATAGTATAATAAATAACATATGACATaatatatgtaagggataacggccgcctaGGTGTCCTgctatacggaattaatggacgagggggAGGCAGAGTTTCCTCCGCCCAAGTTCATCAATTCCATATAACAGGGCACCTCAAggccattatcccgcttatcacccggttgccactacaGGCAATactcatgcctttatagcatgcaaaggaaacaagcggttccgtttaaaaagaagtcgacttgttcagtttgttgtacatctttctttggccctaacagcgatagcatggacagttagcttgtttacagttgattccattgttgcgaagcctgcttccaggctTAACCGTCGtcctatggttgttatagttaccattcataag from Alosa alosa isolate M-15738 ecotype Scorff River chromosome 9, AALO_Geno_1.1, whole genome shotgun sequence includes:
- the uchl5 gene encoding ubiquitin carboxyl-terminal hydrolase isozyme L5, whose translation is MAGSAGEWCLMESDPGVFTELIKGFGCKGAQVEEIWSMEPENFENLKPVHGLIFLFKWQPGEEPAGSIVQDSRLDHIFFAKQVINNACATQAIVSVLLNCTHQDVLLGDTLAEFKEFSLSFDAAMKGLALSNSEVIRQVHNGFARQQMFEFDAKSSAKDEDAFHFVSYVPVNGRLYELDGLREGPIDLGVCNQDDWINAVRPVIEKRIQKYSEGEIRFNLMAIVSDRKMIYERKITELQAQLTEEEPMDTDQSSNLFSSIQSEIAKYQLLIEEENQKLKRYKIENIRRKHNYLPFIMELLKTLAEYQQLIPLVEKAKEKQSAKKIQEAK